The following proteins come from a genomic window of Methanobrevibacter olleyae:
- a CDS encoding helix-turn-helix domain-containing protein, producing the protein MSDVNKDIGARIRELRELSDSTTEEIAKELDVDEETYISYEKGIIDIPASFLYQIAHIFKVDLALILTGEETRMNYFDLTRNGKGVIVDRKKEYKYENLCKHFIHKKAEMFIVTVDPKEDDIPSLNAHAGQEFNYVLEGSLKIFIKDNEIILNEGDSIFFDATCQHAMIALNNKKAKFLAVIM; encoded by the coding sequence ATGAGTGATGTAAATAAAGATATCGGTGCAAGAATTAGAGAATTAAGAGAATTGTCCGATAGTACTACAGAAGAAATTGCTAAAGAACTTGATGTTGATGAAGAAACTTATATTTCCTATGAAAAAGGTATTATTGATATTCCAGCTAGTTTCTTATACCAAATTGCACACATTTTCAAAGTAGATTTAGCTTTGATTCTTACTGGTGAAGAAACTCGTATGAATTATTTTGATTTAACAAGAAACGGTAAAGGAGTTATTGTTGATAGGAAAAAGGAATACAAGTATGAAAATTTATGTAAACATTTCATTCATAAAAAAGCAGAAATGTTTATTGTAACTGTAGATCCTAAAGAAGATGATATTCCTTCATTAAATGCCCATGCAGGTCAAGAATTTAATTATGTATTAGAAGGCTCATTAAAAATATTCATTAAAGATAATGAAATTATTTTAAATGAAGGAGATTCTATATTCTTCGATGCAACTTGTCAACATGCTATGATTGCTTTAAATAATAAAAAAGCTAAATTTTTAGCTGTTATTATGTAA
- a CDS encoding AMP-binding protein, producing the protein MTSLIGNFVNRVDFKSYKDFYDNFEFNIPKDFNFGFDVVDEYARIDPDKLALIWCDDSEKRVFTFSDMKRLSNQTANFFKSYGIKKGDAVLLTLKNRYEFWICMTALHKIGAVAIPTTHMVKLHDIAYRVENADVKMVVSVEEDQLIPDFEACEKELGIELKKALVGNINKDGWINFDDEISKMSDVFERPTGEDATHEDETFLIYFSSGTTGNPKMVAHAHTYAIGHLITAKYWHNVVEDGVHHTSADTGWGKAVWGNYYGQWISGSAVFIYDYVRFNGLDLMEKIIENKVNTFCAPPTIYRFLIKEDLSQFDFSNIEYATTAGEPLPPEVFNRFKEFTGLEIKEGFGQTETTLSLATFIWMESKTGSVGKPSPAFEVKLLDKEHNHVDIGSSGEICFDISEGQSVGLFKEYYRNQEKTDEVIYDNFYHCGDTAYIDEDGYFTFIGRNDDIIKSSGYRIGPYEVENAVISHPSVLECAITGVPDELRGQIVKATIVLAKGFEASEELKKEIQTHVKHETAPYKYPRMIEFVEELPKTISGKIQRKVIRIEDEQKI; encoded by the coding sequence ATGACATCTTTAATAGGAAACTTTGTTAATAGAGTTGATTTTAAATCGTATAAAGATTTTTATGATAATTTTGAATTTAATATTCCAAAAGATTTTAATTTTGGATTTGATGTAGTGGATGAATATGCAAGAATAGATCCTGATAAACTTGCTTTAATTTGGTGTGATGATAGTGAAAAAAGAGTTTTTACTTTTTCAGATATGAAAAGATTATCAAACCAAACAGCAAACTTCTTTAAATCATATGGAATTAAAAAGGGGGATGCTGTATTACTTACTCTTAAAAATAGATATGAATTTTGGATTTGTATGACTGCACTTCATAAAATTGGTGCTGTAGCTATTCCAACTACCCATATGGTAAAGCTTCATGATATTGCTTATAGGGTAGAAAATGCAGATGTAAAAATGGTGGTATCTGTTGAGGAAGACCAATTAATTCCAGATTTTGAAGCTTGTGAGAAAGAATTAGGTATTGAACTTAAAAAAGCCCTTGTTGGTAATATTAATAAAGATGGTTGGATAAACTTTGATGATGAGATTTCTAAGATGAGTGATGTATTTGAAAGACCAACTGGTGAAGATGCTACTCATGAAGATGAAACTTTCTTAATTTATTTCTCATCTGGAACAACTGGAAACCCTAAAATGGTTGCACATGCACATACTTATGCAATTGGACATTTAATAACTGCTAAATATTGGCATAACGTTGTAGAAGATGGTGTTCACCACACATCTGCTGATACTGGTTGGGGTAAAGCAGTATGGGGTAATTATTATGGACAATGGATTTCAGGTTCTGCAGTATTTATCTATGATTATGTAAGATTCAATGGTTTAGATTTAATGGAGAAGATTATTGAAAATAAAGTAAATACTTTCTGTGCTCCTCCAACCATTTATAGATTCTTGATTAAAGAAGATTTATCTCAGTTTGATTTTTCCAATATTGAATATGCAACTACTGCCGGAGAACCATTACCTCCTGAGGTATTTAACAGATTTAAAGAGTTTACTGGTTTGGAAATTAAAGAAGGATTTGGCCAGACTGAAACAACTTTATCTTTAGCTACATTTATTTGGATGGAGTCTAAAACAGGTTCTGTTGGAAAACCATCCCCTGCATTTGAGGTAAAACTTTTAGATAAAGAACATAATCATGTTGATATTGGTTCTTCAGGTGAAATTTGTTTTGATATTTCTGAAGGCCAATCTGTTGGTTTATTTAAAGAATATTATAGAAACCAAGAGAAAACTGATGAAGTAATTTATGATAATTTTTACCACTGTGGAGATACTGCATATATCGATGAGGATGGTTATTTCACATTTATTGGAAGAAATGATGATATTATTAAATCTTCTGGTTACCGTATTGGACCATATGAAGTAGAAAACGCAGTAATTTCTCATCCTTCAGTTTTAGAATGTGCTATTACTGGTGTACCTGATGAGTTAAGAGGTCAAATTGTAAAAGCAACAATAGTTCTTGCAAAAGGATTTGAGGCAAGTGAAGAGCTTAAAAAAGAGATTCAAACTCATGTAAAACATGAAACTGCTCCTTATAAATATCCAAGAATGATTGAATTTGTTGAAGAGTTACCTAAAACTATAAGTGGTAAAATCCAAAGAAAAGTTATTAGAATTGAAGATGAACAAAAAATCTAA
- a CDS encoding 4Fe-4S dicluster domain-containing protein, producing MNLNKVKPYPIISKNNCKACLRCISACSVECLKLSEEINDSGYQYAEYTGEGCIGCGDCYYTCPEPLAIEVHIPKRTRKPKGDA from the coding sequence ATGAATTTAAATAAAGTAAAACCATATCCTATCATTAGTAAAAACAATTGTAAGGCATGTTTAAGATGTATAAGTGCTTGTAGTGTAGAATGCCTTAAATTAAGTGAAGAAATTAATGATAGTGGATATCAATATGCAGAATATACTGGAGAAGGCTGTATTGGTTGTGGAGATTGTTATTATACTTGTCCAGAACCATTAGCTATTGAAGTTCATATTCCTAAAAGAACTAGAAAACCTAAAGGAGATGCTTAA
- a CDS encoding 3-methyl-2-oxobutanoate dehydrogenase subunit VorB: MSNQIVKGNTAVIIGALYAGCDCFFGYPITPASEILHEASKYFPMLGRKFVQAESEEASVNMIYGGASTGHRVMSASSGPGISLMQEGFTYLAGAELPAVIVDVMRAGPGLGNIGPEQGDYNQIVKGGGHGNYKNIVLAPNSVQEMCDFTMKAFELASKYRNPVVVLADAVLGQMAEPLKFPSEAIEPESDNSWAVRGSKETMDNLVTSIFLDFNQLEDFNYQIQEKYEEIRENEVVYEEYMVEDAEIVLVSYGTSSRLSRSAVDVARENGIKLGLLRPITLFPFPEKRIKDLADKGVKFVSVEMSNGQLREDVKAAANYDDVHLVSRMGGNVIELKDILNGIYKMVGSDERYKVHSADKEYKASYLSDKEYQEELDNDNYYNHRVVD, translated from the coding sequence ATGAGTAATCAAATTGTAAAAGGAAATACTGCAGTTATTATTGGGGCATTATATGCTGGCTGTGATTGTTTTTTTGGTTATCCAATTACCCCTGCAAGTGAAATTCTCCATGAGGCATCTAAATATTTCCCAATGCTAGGAAGAAAATTTGTACAGGCTGAAAGTGAAGAAGCATCTGTAAATATGATTTACGGGGGAGCTTCTACTGGCCATAGAGTAATGAGTGCATCTTCTGGTCCAGGTATTAGTTTAATGCAAGAAGGATTTACTTATTTAGCTGGTGCAGAATTACCTGCAGTTATTGTAGATGTAATGAGGGCAGGTCCAGGTTTAGGTAATATTGGTCCGGAACAAGGGGATTATAATCAAATTGTAAAAGGTGGAGGTCATGGAAACTATAAAAATATAGTTTTAGCTCCAAATAGTGTTCAAGAAATGTGTGACTTTACTATGAAAGCATTTGAACTTGCATCAAAATACAGAAACCCTGTAGTTGTACTTGCTGATGCTGTACTTGGACAAATGGCAGAACCTTTAAAATTTCCATCTGAAGCTATCGAACCAGAAAGTGATAACTCTTGGGCTGTAAGAGGTAGTAAAGAAACTATGGACAATCTAGTTACTTCAATTTTTTTAGATTTTAATCAGCTAGAGGATTTCAACTATCAGATTCAAGAGAAATATGAAGAAATTAGAGAAAATGAAGTAGTTTATGAAGAGTATATGGTTGAAGATGCTGAAATTGTACTTGTATCTTATGGAACAAGTAGTAGATTATCAAGATCTGCTGTTGATGTTGCAAGAGAAAATGGTATAAAATTAGGTTTACTAAGACCAATTACTTTATTCCCATTCCCAGAGAAAAGAATTAAAGATTTAGCAGATAAAGGCGTTAAATTTGTTTCTGTAGAAATGAGTAATGGACAATTAAGAGAAGATGTAAAAGCAGCTGCTAACTATGATGATGTTCATTTAGTTAGTAGAATGGGTGGAAATGTAATTGAGCTTAAAGATATTCTTAATGGAATTTATAAAATGGTAGGTAGTGATGAACGTTACAAAGTACATAGTGCTGATAAAGAATACAAAGCAAGTTATCTGAGTGATAAAGAATATCAAGAAGAGTTAGATAATGACAATTATTATAATCATAGGGTTGTAGATTAA
- a CDS encoding 2-oxoacid:acceptor oxidoreductase family protein: MDSIKVTDENTEKVQKSEIEEKVIKKPESLYDSFPRKGNDIYNTHYCAGCGHGILHKLIAEVMDELDIQDRCVMISPVGCAVFAYYYFNCGNVQTAHGRAPAVATGISRAEDNAIVMSYQGDGDLASIGLNETLQAANRGEKLAVFFVNNTVYGMTGGQMAPTTLVGEKTVTCQNGRDASYAGYPLHLCELLDNLKAPVFIERVSLANPKLIRRAKIAIKKALMIQKEGKGYAFVEVLSPCPTNIKRDVKGVEDFLINEMGKEFPVKRFRDLSKEKEPLERSLSDFSIETLDKVFGIDRTREIKELEEDFDDIKVKIVGFGGQGVLSTGLTLAQAACSEGKEVSWYPSYGPEQRGGTSNCSVIISAKTIGSPVVEECEILIAMNKPALEKYSIDVKEKGIILYDSRAGDYNKDNLHVKDDVEIIAIPARAIATEVGNAKAMNTAILGALMELGADSPILSKEAFENGIKDTFASKPKLIDINLKVLEAGANWLRENRS; encoded by the coding sequence ATGGATAGTATAAAAGTAACTGATGAGAATACTGAAAAAGTTCAAAAAAGTGAAATTGAAGAAAAAGTTATTAAAAAACCTGAATCCTTATATGATAGCTTCCCTAGAAAAGGAAATGATATTTACAATACTCATTACTGTGCTGGTTGCGGTCATGGTATTTTACATAAATTAATTGCTGAAGTAATGGATGAATTAGATATTCAAGATAGATGTGTAATGATTTCTCCTGTTGGATGTGCTGTATTTGCTTATTACTACTTTAATTGTGGTAATGTTCAAACTGCACACGGAAGAGCTCCTGCTGTCGCTACCGGTATTTCAAGAGCTGAAGATAATGCTATTGTTATGAGTTATCAAGGAGATGGAGATTTAGCATCTATAGGTTTAAATGAAACATTACAAGCTGCAAACCGTGGAGAAAAATTAGCAGTTTTCTTTGTTAACAACACTGTTTATGGGATGACTGGTGGACAAATGGCACCAACTACCTTAGTTGGTGAGAAGACTGTTACTTGTCAAAATGGAAGAGATGCTAGTTATGCTGGTTATCCATTACATTTATGTGAATTATTAGACAATTTAAAAGCACCAGTATTTATTGAAAGAGTATCCTTAGCAAATCCTAAACTTATTAGAAGAGCTAAAATAGCTATTAAAAAAGCTTTAATGATTCAAAAAGAGGGTAAAGGTTATGCTTTCGTTGAGGTTTTATCACCTTGTCCTACTAATATAAAAAGAGATGTCAAAGGTGTAGAAGACTTCTTAATTAATGAAATGGGTAAAGAATTTCCTGTAAAAAGATTTAGGGATTTATCTAAAGAAAAAGAACCTCTTGAAAGAAGTTTAAGTGATTTTTCTATTGAAACTCTTGATAAAGTCTTTGGCATAGATAGAACTCGTGAGATAAAAGAACTTGAAGAGGACTTTGATGATATTAAAGTTAAAATAGTTGGTTTTGGTGGTCAAGGAGTATTAAGCACTGGCCTTACTCTTGCTCAAGCAGCATGTAGTGAAGGTAAAGAAGTATCATGGTATCCAAGTTATGGTCCAGAACAAAGAGGAGGAACTTCTAATTGTTCTGTAATTATTTCAGCTAAAACTATTGGTTCTCCTGTTGTAGAAGAATGTGAAATTTTAATTGCAATGAATAAACCAGCTTTAGAAAAATACTCTATTGATGTTAAAGAAAAAGGTATTATTCTTTATGATTCTCGTGCAGGAGATTACAATAAAGATAATCTTCATGTGAAAGATGATGTAGAGATTATCGCTATTCCAGCAAGAGCTATTGCAACTGAAGTAGGTAATGCAAAAGCTATGAACACTGCAATTTTAGGTGCTCTTATGGAACTTGGTGCAGATAGCCCTATTTTATCTAAAGAAGCATTTGAAAATGGAATTAAAGATACCTTTGCTTCAAAACCTAAACTTATTGATATAAACTTAAAAGTTTTAGAAGCTGGAGCTAACTGGCTAAGAGAAAATCGCAGTTAA
- the nadE gene encoding NAD(+) synthase, with protein MNNFNALEVKNQCVKWIQDFFEENGKGCNAIVGVSGGKDSSVVAALCVEALGRERVIGVLMPNDIQSDIDCAKLLVNHLDIKHFTINIKDSVNGVLDQLSLSGIEISEQTRINLPARIRMSTLYAISQSNNGRVANTCNLSEDWIGYATRYGDGAGDFSPLAKLTVREVKEIGRSLNLPKELVDKVPLDGLSNQSDEEKLGFTYDVLDKYIRTGEVSDKKIKERIDYLHNLNKFKLEPMPSFEYK; from the coding sequence ATTAACAACTTTAATGCATTAGAAGTTAAAAATCAATGTGTTAAATGGATTCAAGACTTTTTTGAAGAAAATGGAAAAGGTTGTAACGCTATTGTAGGTGTTTCTGGAGGTAAAGATAGTTCTGTAGTTGCAGCTTTATGTGTGGAAGCTCTTGGAAGGGAAAGAGTTATTGGAGTCTTAATGCCTAATGATATTCAATCAGATATTGATTGTGCTAAACTTCTTGTAAACCATTTAGATATTAAACATTTTACAATAAATATTAAAGATTCTGTAAATGGAGTTTTAGATCAATTATCTTTATCTGGAATTGAAATATCTGAGCAAACAAGAATTAATTTACCTGCAAGAATTCGTATGTCTACTTTATATGCAATTAGTCAAAGTAATAATGGTAGAGTAGCAAATACTTGTAATTTATCTGAAGATTGGATAGGTTATGCTACAAGGTATGGTGATGGTGCTGGAGATTTTAGCCCACTTGCAAAGCTAACCGTAAGGGAAGTTAAGGAAATAGGAAGAAGCCTTAATTTACCGAAGGAATTAGTGGATAAAGTACCTCTTGATGGACTCTCTAATCAATCTGATGAAGAGAAACTTGGATTTACTTATGATGTATTGGATAAGTATATACGAACTGGTGAAGTTAGTGATAAAAAGATAAAAGAAAGAATTGATTACTTACATAATCTTAATAAATTTAAATTAGAACCAATGCCAAGTTTTGAATATAAATAA
- a CDS encoding flavodoxin family protein has protein sequence MKTIVINASPRKKWNTAQIMKSAADGAESIGAEVEYIDLYTLDFKGCMSCLACKKVDKEKAKCYWKDELSPLIDKILNADTLLIGSPIYYGQPTSGFRALFERLLFCVTSFDGEPTYYKGKLKIGLFYTMNAPKEFYEGVIKEKFKEFEGFFPLLNADAKSYGIFDTVQVDDYSEFNLGIFDENHKKEFREKQFPIDLEEAFKIGAELSKE, from the coding sequence ATGAAAACAATAGTAATTAACGCAAGTCCGAGGAAAAAATGGAATACTGCTCAAATAATGAAATCTGCAGCTGATGGTGCAGAATCTATTGGAGCTGAAGTTGAATACATTGACTTATACACTCTTGATTTTAAAGGTTGTATGAGTTGTTTAGCTTGTAAAAAGGTAGATAAAGAAAAAGCAAAATGTTATTGGAAAGATGAACTTTCACCATTAATTGATAAAATTCTCAATGCAGATACTTTACTTATAGGATCCCCTATTTACTATGGCCAACCTACAAGTGGATTTAGAGCTTTATTTGAAAGATTACTCTTTTGTGTTACATCCTTTGATGGTGAACCAACATATTACAAAGGAAAACTTAAAATTGGACTTTTCTATACTATGAATGCACCAAAAGAATTTTATGAAGGCGTTATAAAGGAGAAATTCAAAGAATTTGAAGGATTTTTCCCATTATTAAATGCCGATGCTAAATCATATGGAATATTTGATACAGTACAGGTTGATGATTATTCTGAATTTAATCTAGGCATATTTGATGAAAATCATAAAAAAGAATTCAGAGAAAAACAATTCCCAATTGACTTAGAAGAAGCATTTAAAATAGGTGCAGAATTAAGTAAAGAATAG
- a CDS encoding nitroreductase family protein, protein MNDFLTLAEERYSVRKFSQKEISEEDLDKILRAGQVAPTAANFQPQRIFVLKTEESLNKVKSVTPFCFNAPLVLMICWDKKVSWKAIDGHDSGVVDATIAITQMMLEAFDLGIGSCWVRGYDKRLLEKVFELSENLESVALLPIGYLPEGSKPHPVHFKRTPIENMVSYL, encoded by the coding sequence ATGAATGATTTTTTAACTTTAGCTGAAGAAAGATACTCTGTAAGGAAATTTTCTCAAAAAGAAATTAGTGAAGAAGATTTAGATAAAATTTTAAGAGCAGGACAAGTTGCACCAACTGCTGCTAACTTCCAACCACAAAGAATTTTTGTATTAAAAACTGAAGAGTCTTTAAATAAAGTTAAATCTGTAACCCCCTTTTGTTTTAATGCCCCTTTAGTTTTAATGATATGTTGGGATAAAAAGGTTTCATGGAAAGCAATAGATGGACATGATTCAGGAGTAGTTGATGCTACAATAGCTATTACACAAATGATGCTTGAAGCATTTGATTTAGGCATAGGTTCTTGTTGGGTTAGAGGATATGATAAAAGACTTTTAGAAAAAGTATTTGAACTTTCTGAAAATTTAGAATCCGTAGCATTACTTCCTATTGGATACCTTCCAGAAGGTTCAAAGCCACATCCAGTTCATTTTAAAAGAACCCCAATAGAAAATATGGTAAGTTATTTGTAA
- a CDS encoding flavodoxin family protein codes for MKKIMILNGAARKKGNTAGLINSFKEGALSSGNEIREFYLQTMNIKGCLGCLTCIENNGKCIQEDDMKEVCEAFNWADVLVFASPVYFGTITGTLKTAIDRLYSEYNPRKVSKIKKETVLIMTAGAPIYEIPLMWYSIFERFMGWKNLGSILGSEKIEEAKNLGKSIK; via the coding sequence ATGAAAAAAATTATGATTCTAAATGGAGCTGCTAGAAAAAAAGGAAATACTGCAGGACTTATAAATTCATTTAAAGAAGGAGCGTTAAGTTCTGGAAATGAAATTCGTGAATTTTATCTTCAAACAATGAATATTAAAGGTTGTTTAGGCTGTTTAACTTGTATAGAAAATAATGGTAAATGTATTCAAGAAGATGATATGAAAGAAGTATGTGAAGCATTCAACTGGGCTGATGTTCTTGTATTTGCTTCACCAGTATACTTTGGAACAATAACTGGAACACTAAAAACAGCTATTGATCGTTTATATTCTGAATATAATCCAAGAAAAGTTTCTAAGATAAAAAAAGAAACTGTTCTTATAATGACTGCTGGAGCTCCAATATATGAAATCCCACTTATGTGGTATAGTATATTTGAAAGATTTATGGGATGGAAAAATCTTGGAAGCATTTTAGGTTCTGAAAAAATAGAAGAAGCTAAAAACCTCGGAAAAAGTATTAAATAA
- a CDS encoding winged helix-turn-helix transcriptional regulator gives MVEIDINNNGNFCPIGSTLDLFNRKWIFCVMINIFMGLNHFNEFKEANSGISNHVLSQTLKYMEENKLIEKKVSEDSKTSYNLTEKGFNTNKILYEFVIYYLNELNYTNLDSDDKKEILSYYKNILQI, from the coding sequence ATGGTAGAAATTGATATAAATAATAATGGTAATTTTTGTCCAATTGGAAGTACTCTAGATCTATTTAATAGAAAATGGATTTTTTGTGTAATGATAAATATATTTATGGGCCTAAATCACTTCAACGAGTTTAAAGAGGCAAATTCAGGTATTAGTAACCATGTTTTATCTCAAACTTTAAAATATATGGAAGAGAATAAATTAATTGAGAAAAAGGTTTCAGAAGATTCTAAAACATCTTATAATTTAACTGAAAAAGGCTTCAATACTAATAAGATATTATATGAATTTGTAATTTATTATTTAAATGAATTAAATTACACTAATTTAGATAGTGATGATAAAAAAGAAATTTTATCTTATTATAAAAATATTTTACAAATTTAG
- the gatD gene encoding Glu-tRNA(Gln) amidotransferase subunit GatD, whose product MTYKEISKEFLDKANVTIGDRILVSKDDISYEGILLDRSEDAKDAYIVIKLDSGYNVGVNIESATIKLIEKGDKPKIGYSGEKIEKDSNKDNISIISTGGTVSSIIDYKSGAVHPKFTAEDLLRANPELLDIANYDVKALYNVLSENMETEYWVKAAESVADDINDGADGIVIAHGTDTMHYTSAALSFMIKTPVPIVITGAQRSSDRPSTDAFLNIYNAVGAAKSDIAEVTVCMHNSLNDGDCALHKGTKVRKMHTSRRDTFRSINSEPIALLSDGKLKSINLPYIKRGENKLKLNTNLETKVALIKSFPGITSDIIDYHIDKGYKGLVIEGTGLGHLPDYMVETLQRANDEGIPVVMTSQCLYGTINMNVYSTGRLLQDAGAISGLDMTPETAYVKLAWALGQSDNLDEVRKIIQTNIAGELNESSSLKYFLN is encoded by the coding sequence ATGACTTATAAAGAAATTTCTAAAGAATTTTTAGATAAAGCTAATGTTACTATTGGAGATAGAATCTTAGTATCTAAAGATGATATTTCCTATGAAGGGATATTACTTGACAGGTCTGAAGATGCAAAAGATGCTTATATTGTAATTAAACTTGATAGTGGTTATAATGTTGGAGTTAATATTGAATCTGCAACAATCAAGCTAATTGAGAAAGGAGATAAACCAAAAATTGGATATAGTGGAGAGAAAATAGAAAAAGATTCAAATAAAGATAATATTTCTATAATATCTACTGGTGGTACTGTATCTTCTATAATTGATTATAAATCTGGAGCAGTACATCCTAAATTTACTGCAGAAGATTTACTTAGAGCAAATCCAGAATTATTGGACATTGCAAATTATGATGTAAAGGCATTATATAATGTTCTATCTGAAAATATGGAGACAGAATACTGGGTCAAAGCAGCAGAATCAGTTGCAGATGATATTAATGATGGTGCTGATGGCATTGTTATTGCTCATGGTACTGACACTATGCATTATACTTCAGCTGCATTAAGCTTTATGATTAAAACTCCCGTACCTATTGTAATAACTGGTGCACAAAGAAGTTCAGACAGACCTTCAACAGATGCCTTTTTAAATATCTATAATGCTGTTGGTGCTGCTAAATCAGATATTGCTGAAGTGACTGTTTGTATGCATAATAGCTTAAATGATGGTGATTGTGCACTTCATAAAGGTACAAAAGTACGTAAAATGCATACAAGTAGAAGAGATACCTTCAGAAGTATCAACTCTGAGCCAATAGCTCTTTTGTCTGATGGAAAACTTAAATCAATCAATTTACCATACATCAAGCGTGGAGAAAATAAATTAAAATTAAACACCAATCTTGAAACCAAAGTCGCTTTAATTAAATCATTCCCAGGAATCACTTCTGATATTATAGATTATCATATTGATAAAGGATACAAAGGATTAGTTATTGAAGGAACTGGACTTGGACATCTACCAGACTATATGGTGGAAACATTACAAAGAGCTAATGATGAAGGTATTCCAGTTGTTATGACTTCCCAATGTTTATATGGTACAATAAATATGAATGTTTATAGTACAGGAAGATTATTACAAGATGCAGGTGCAATTTCTGGTTTAGATATGACTCCTGAAACTGCTTATGTAAAATTAGCTTGGGCTTTAGGTCAAAGTGACAATTTAGATGAAGTTAGAAAGATCATTCAAACTAATATTGCTGGTGAATTAAATGAAAGCTCTTCACTTAAATATTTCTTAAATTAA